The Funiculus sociatus GB2-C1 genomic sequence GACCCTCTAACCCGAAAAATGCGAGTCAAACTACCATAGACTCATATCTTGCATAGTCCCTCAGACTAGAAGTCTGGGGCTATACAACCTAAGTCCGCCTGCGCGGACTCGCTGGAATTCCAAGGGTTAAACCCGCGCAGGCGGGTTTTGTTTGTGTAGCCGCGATTTCTAATCGCCAGACGATGTGAGATAGACCTAACGCAACGCAAAGAGGCATATTATGGCAACACTCACCATCGACAACCTACCCGATGACTTAATGGCACAACTTCAACAACTTGCCACCCAAAATAATCAACCCCTTAACGAACAAGTCATCAGCCTGCTAAAACAAGCCTTACAAAAACCTCAACCTCCCCTAAAATTCCTCATTTCCCCTGAAACTGACCCCACCTGGGAAGAACGCCGAAAAGCAACCCCACAAATTCTTGCTGATATCGAACGCCGTCGAAAAGAACTGCCTTCAGATATTGAATGGCTAGATAGCACCGCCCTGATTCGAGAAGATAGAGACAGCCGATGACAACCCCGATTAAATGCGTCGTTGACGCCAGTGTGTGCATCAAACAATTTGTTCCCGATCCGCTATCTACCAAAGCACAGCAACTGTTTGCCCATCTTGCCAATCCCCTTCAGGAAATTTACATACCCGATCTGTTCTATATCGAGTCTGCTAATACCCTCTGGAGATATGTTCGTGCAGGGCAGTTGACGGCTACCCAAGTTCAAGCGAATTTAGCGACACTCAAAGCCTTATCGCTGCGAGTTGTTTCCACGGCTGAGTTGATGGAAGAAGCGGTTAATATCGCGATCGCTTACGGAATTTCTGCCTACGATGCCTCTTATGTCGCCCTTTCCCACCGAGTCAGTTCTCCTTTGCTAACTTTAGACCAGAGGTTGGTGAATACTTTAGCAACCGCACCCTATGACGTGCGTTTGTTTACCGACTTCTCTGTTCCTCCCTTGCCCTAACCGATGCCCCAACCAACGCCAGAATATATCTACGTTGAAAAGCCGACCATTGACCAACTTGTAAGTATGGGTTGGCAGTACATCGAAGGCAGTTGGGACGACCCCCAAGTTACCGATCGCGAGAACTTCAAGCAAGTCCTAATTAGCGATCGCCTAAAAGCCGCCATCAAGCGCATCAACCTCGACGACAACGGCAACCCTTGGCTCGATGATACCCAAGTGAATGCCGCTGTGAGTCAGCTAGAACGTCTGACATCACAAAGACTGATGGAAGCCAATCAAGCGGCTACAGAATTACTCCTCAAAGGCACCACCGTTTTAGGGCAAGACGGCAAACAGCACACCGTCCACTTCATCGACTTCGAGCATCCTGAAAATAACGGCTTCCTCGCCATCAATCAATACCGAGTAGACCCCCCTTGGGCAACAGGCAACCGAGGGTTTATCGTCCCGGACATCGTGCTACTCGTCAACGGCATCCCCCTCGTCGTCATCGAGTGCAAAAGCCCTAAACTCGATAACCCCATCACAGAAGCCATCCGCGACTTGTTGCAATATTCCAACCAACGGGGAAGCAGCCAACCGGAAGGCGCAGAAAAGCTATTCCACTACAACCAGTTAATGATAGCCGCCTCTGCGGGACGGGCAGCAGCAGGAACCATCGGCGCAAACTACGAGCATTATGTCGAGTGGAAAGATACCACTCCCCGCCCCAAAGCCGAAATTGCCGCAGAACTCGGCGTTACCGAACTCAACTCCCGCCAAATGCTCATTGCCGGGATGCTACACCCCGCAAACCTCCTCGACATCCTGCGAAACTTCACCTTGTTCAAAACCAGCGGCGGACGCACGATTAAACTCGTCCCCCGTCACCAACAATATCGGGCAGTCCACGAAGCAATCGGGCGACTCCTGCACAACCCAACCCGCACCCAACACGGCACCGATGACCAACGCGGCGGTATCATCTGGCATACTCAAGGTTCCGGCAAAAGCCTGACAATGGTGTACCTGATACGGAAAATCCGCACTATCCCCGCCTTGCGCCGCTTTAAGATAGTCGTCGTTACCGATCGCACGGACTTAGAAAAGCAACTCTCCGATACAGCCGTCCTGACAGGCGAACCCTTACAAAGAGCGAAAAACGTCAAAAAGCTAGAAGAGTACCTCAAACAACCCGGTGCTGGCTTAGTCTTCGGGATGATTCAGAAATTCAAAGGCGGCGAAGATTCCGAGGAAGAAGAAGAAATTGAGCCAATCAAGAAAAACCTCAATCCTTCCGAAGATATCCTAGTCCTAATTGACGAAGCCCACCGTTCCCACGCCAGCACCCTCCATGCCAATCTCTTGGAAGCCTTACCCAACTGCGCCCGCATCGGCTTCACTGGCACTCCCATCGAAACGAGTGCCAAAACAAACACTAGGCGCATCTTTGGTTCCTTTATCGACCAGTACAACATCCGCCAATCCCAAGCAGACGGTGTTACCTTGCCTATCCTCTACGAAGGCTTAGAAGCCAGAGGTGCCGTTACTTCTGGCGATGACCTCGACCAACTGTTTGAAATCATCTTTCAGGATAAAACCCCAGAAGAACGGGCGCAAATTAAAGCCAAATACGCTACTAAAACCCAAGTCTCCGAAGCACGGGAACTGATTAAAGCCAAAGCCCGGAATATGCTGCGCCACTATATCGAGCGTATCCTACCCGGAGGCTTCAAAGCTCAAGTCGTTGCCTCTACCCGTCTCGCCGCCGTGCGCTACCAGGAGGCATTTGCCGAAGCGCAACAGGCACTGGTGCAACAACTCCAATCTCGCGCCGCCATCTTAGCAAGTCTAAACCCCGAAACCTTAGAATCCCTGGATGCAGAAACTGGCTTTCTCGCCTTAGCCTTCCCGCACCTAGACACCATCCGCCGCTTAGAATTTGCCACCGTCATCTCCTCGGACAAAAACGACGACCCAAGCTGGAAAAAGTGGACAGATAAGAGTCAACAAGAAACCCATATCGAGCGATTCAAAAAGCCGTTAGAGCAAGATAGTTTGGCGATTTTAACGGTGAAAAGTATGCTCCTGACAGGCTTTGATGCCCCACTGGAGCAAGTTTTATATTTAGACCGGGGCATGAAAGAATATGAATTGCTGCAAGCCATTGCCCGTGTCAACCGCGTCTATGACGATACCAAGAAATATGGGCTAGTCGTCGATTACTACGGTGTTGATATCGCGGCTGCCCTCTCTGTTTACGAGAATGTGGATATCGAAAATGCTTGGTTTGATATTCGCCAAGAATTGCCCAAACTGCGCGACAAACACCAGCGAGTGATTGCCTTATTCACCCAAAACGGCTGCATGATTGATGACGTAGAAAGCTGTGTAGACTTACTCCGAGACGAACGCCTGCGCGTCGAATTCAACGACACATTCAAAGATTTCCTCGACACCCTCGACACCATCCTCCCCCGCCCGGAAGCCTTGCCCTATGTCAAAGATGCCAAGAAACTCGGTTTAATTAAAAAATCCGTTGCTGACCTTTACCGGGATGAAAAACTCAACCTTGTCAGCGCCAAAGAGAAAGTTCGGGCATTAATTGACCAATACATTGAATCCCAAGGAATTGACCCGAAAGTACCGCCGATTGATATCCTGTCCTTGGACTTCAAAACCCACGTCCAGCGCCATCGCTCAATTAAAGCACAAGCGGCAGAAATGGAATTCGCTGCCCGTCACCACATCAGCATCCACTATGATGAAGACCCGGTTTATTACAAAAACCTGAGCGAAAAACTGACAGAAATTCTTGACTCTCTTGCCGACAACTGGGACGAAAAAGTTGAAGCGTTACGCCAGTATATCGAACAAATCCAAGCAGGTCGCCCCACCAATGAAACGGGACTCGACCCGAAAACTCAGCTTCCCTTCCTCAACATCTTGGGCGAACATTCACAGATAGAACTGCCCAAACTCGCCCAAGCTACTGTAGAAATTGTCGATCGCATCCGCCAAGAAGTGCGGCGGGTAAATTGGGCAAGTCCCATTGTCCAAGAAGACTTGAGACGCTGGATAGCCGACTACTTGGATACTAACGATTTAGTGGACTACGACCAACTCGAAGAAGTGGCGGATAAACTGGTGCAACTTGCCCGCAAGAATCGTGATAGTTTGATGGCATGACCACCATCACCTTTGGCGACCTCAGTTTTGAACTGCGCCACAGTGCCAAACGTCGCACCATCGGCATCACCGTCGAACGGGACGGTCAATTAATCCTGGCATCTCCTCCAGAAGTGCCGATGGAAACGCTGGAGAAAGTGGTTCGGGACAAACGCCTCTGGATTTACAGCAAACTCCTCAAAAAAGAATCCCTCAATCCCCCCACTACTGTCAAAGAATACGTTTCAGGAGAAGGGTTTTATTACCTGGGACGCAGCTATCGCCTCAAGTTGGTGGATGGTGTGAAGCAACAGCCACCCCTGAGACTCTACCAAAGCCGCTTTGAATTGCAGCGCGACGCACAGGCACGGGGGAGAGAAGAGTTTATTCGATGGTATTGCGATCGCCTACGCCTGATTTTAGATGCACAGATTGCCGCTTTTGTCAATCGTGTTGGGGCTTCTCCCCGTTCGGTGCAGGTACGCGAGTTAGGCTACCGTTGGGGTTCATGCGGACATAAAGGAGATTTATATTTTCACTGGCGAGTGGCGATGCTGCCGCGAACCATGATTGAGTATGTGGTGGTTCACGAGTTGGTGCATCTGATTGAACCGCACCATACTACTGGGTTCTGGGATAGGGTGGAGCGGGTTGTGAGTGATTGGTGCGATCGTAAACAGTGGTTAGCCCAAAATGGGGCAAGTTATGACCTTTAGGGATGGGTGAAAAGCCCTGAGTCAGTTTGTAGACACACTGATTGGTTCTGGCTGATCTAAGGATCTGACTTTCTTACGACTTTTCTGTGACTTTTTCCGACTGCCAAGGCGTATGCCGAAAAGTTAGGTTATGCTGGATTCTGTTTTGAAACAATTTCTGGATGCGTCTAGATGTGGAGCAGCTTTATGTGTATGCTCCTTTAACTACAGTTCCTAACTGTTGTTAGAACAAATCTAATTGAAGAGGAAATAAATATGAGTGGTTTCTCAATTGCTACAGAGGTTTTTGCATTTATCCCTAATTACGAAAACAGAAAAATTGACATCTACAAAGATGCAAAAGCATCAGGTGATATTTCAGGGCAAATGTTCTACTACACTCCTCTGTTTTCCTTGGTGGCTAATGAAGAGGGGAAGCCAACAGTAACAGTTGACGAAAAAAATGTCGAAATCCTTTTTCAATGCTTCACAGAAGAACTACACGATGTCGTTTTGACTGAGGTAAGGGCACGACTTGGAAGTAATGAGCTTAAAAGTACGCAAATTGGCTTAATTCCTCTAACTCAAATTGAAATAGAGCCTGAATCTTTTGGTGTGGCTTCTTCTGTTGATCCTAAGACTGCTGGGTTGAGCGCAATTTCAGTAAGCGAAAAGTATACAGCTAGCTTTCAGTTTTCTGATGAAGAGTTAGCAGGGAAATTTGCAAAACGGGTAGAGGAAAAACGTGAAGACTTCAATGTGAAGTTAACTGTTCCATCCGCAGGCACAATTGTTGACATGATTGAAATTAGTGCTAGTGACTTCAAAAAAGTCGATTGGAAAAATTTTGTTAATGACAAAAATGCCGAAAAAAATATTGATAATGAAAATCAATATTTTACTATCGATGAGCTTTCAAATAGCTTCTCAAGCATTTTAAGACGGATTAACATTACAGTTGTTACTGAGAAACCAGATGCTAGACAGTTAACTCTTGATGACAAAAACAAGCTTCTTGAATTGTTTATTCAAAATCTAACAAAGTCTGTAGTACAAGATTTTGATAGTTTTCCGCCTCCTGGTGTCACTGACATTTTTATCAACAATGGATCATTTAAACCTAATGTAATCACAAAGGCAAGGGAATCTACATCTAAGGCAATGACTAGCGCATTTGAAAGCTTGATAGATGCAGCTGAAGAAGATATGAAAGGTGGGACCGAGTGGAGCGAGCGCAAATCACTACTAGAGCAATTGGATAAAGCGTACAGAAACAAAAAAGGTGATGGTAGCTTTGCAGCAGGCGTTAATGTACTTAAGGTCGTTGGTGTTTCCAGCAAAGGCACAGCAAGCTTTGACTTTACTGATGATACTCTCAAGGCGATGCGACAAGAGTCAGAGGCAACTGATTTCAATCAGTTTAGCTCTGAGACAAGAAATAAAATGAAATCTGAACTCAAAAACTTATTACAGGAACACTCAAATTTTGAATGGGAAAAAGAAGGCGAAGAAATTATTCCTAAAAAGGTTAAATTAAGTCGGATTATTAGTGGTGAGTTTAAAGCCGAGACTAAGCTTCTACAAACGACTCGAACAATTGAGCGTTCAGTCACTAGAATCGGATTCGCAATCAACAGCAACATCAACCTGATTAACTTAGAGAACAAAATGCAGAAAGAACTTGAGGCGTTAAAAGCAGAAATTGAATCTTTGAAAGGGCAGCTATCTGGCAAGGCTGATAATTCAGCGCTCCAAACTGTAGAAACTAATCTCTCCAACACAATTGGAACTGTTCAGGCTATAGCTAATAATGCTCAAGCTACTGCTAATGATGCAGTTAACAGAGCCAATACCGCCCAGAGTATTGCTAACAATGCCCAGAGTATTGCTGATCAAGAAAAGGTGGTGATTAAAACGGATTTTGTACCTGGGACGGGCGAAGATACTAAAAAGAACTGGTTTGATTCGCAGACCGCTGCTCATCGTTATTGTAAAGACAATGGCTTTCAGACTGGATTTTTGATAGGGGAATCACCTGATGGCAAAACTTACTATGTTGCCTGTCTCAAGTAATTATCTTGCGGCTGAATAGCAGCCTAACAATTTGCTTAGAACAGACTGTTGAAAGATCCGGATGCCAAGTTCACGGTTGTTCGCAGCCGCTCCGTTAGCTAATCAAAAACTGAAGCTTTTCCACAAGAAAAGTAATCAATCTCTAAACAACGAGGAGTACAGATGCCAGTATTGATCGCTCAAGTGTCTGTGATTATAGTCGCTTTGATTCATGCACTAATCAGCATTAGTGAGATATTTCTATGGAAAAATCCTCTGGTGCATGAACGAATTGGTTTTAATCAAGTTGACGCAGACAAAGCCGCGCCAATTGTTGCTAATGCTGGTTTGTATAACGGGTTTATTGCAGTAGGTCTAATTTGGGGACTTTTAACAAGCACTAATGCCGTAACTATTCAGTTATTTTTTCTAAGCTGCGTCTTTGTCGCTGGAGTATTTGGTGCTGTGACGTTAAGGTGGACAACCCTCATCCTACAAATGCTACCTAGTCTAGTTGCTCTCGTTGCTGTTTGGTATGTGAACTATTTGATGTGACGTTGATATCAAGGAGAAGTTGATGATAACCGTTAAACTTCAGGTTGCCTACGGCAATCCTAAAATAATAGCTATGGTAAACGGTCTAGCTGCGTATCACGCTAAAGCCGAAGAAGATAGCTATGATCAAGTGCTACTGTCTTTTGAATTTGATTCAGAAGAAAAAGCTAACAACTTTCTTGGTGATCTTAAGCAGTATTTGAAAGGCTATGTTAAGCCTTCAAACGATTCATGATCTAACAGTTTGCCGCAGACTGCAAGCATTGTAGAATCGTGCAGTAAGTTATTGCCAATGGTTTTAAAAGCATTAGGGTTGTCAGCGTAGCATCGCAGTATTTGCTTAAACTGCCACTCCATCCGATGATAAGGTGACTTGGCATTAGGAAAAGTGGATCGCTTATTCATTCCCTGCCAACTTTTCCAGCAACGCTTGCCACGTCTCAATCTGCTGCTGTAATTGCTGTTTGGGCGATCGCGCTTGGCAAGATGAGGAAAAGCGATCGCTCATTCATTCGCTCCCAACTTCTCCAGCAACGCTTGCCACGCCTCAATCTGCTGCTGCAATTGCTGGATGCGATCGCCTTTTGCCTGATGAGTGCGATCGCTCATTCCTTCCCTTCCAACTTTTCCAGCAATGCTTGCCACACTCAATCTGCTGCTGTAACTGCTGGATGCGATCGCCTCATTTATCTCGCTTACTCTGACTCGGCAGAATTTTCCCTTCCTCCTGAGCTTGCCTAATTGCTCTTTTAAGAATTAACACCGCCATTTGAGATAAAGAGCGCTCCTCCGCGTCTGCCAATTGTTGCAGCGCTTCCTTGTCTTCTTCATCCATATAGAGGGTCACAGTCACTTTCGCCATGTCATAAATCATAGGCGTTCCTGTGTGTTTTCCTCTCCAATAAATAGAAACACACAGAAACACATAATGATTGTGTTATTCTGTGTGTCATTCATCCTGTCCTACAAAGTCAAAAGCCAGCGCTCAAACCTTCCACAGTCCAGCGCTGGCTTTTAGCTCCCCAATAAAAGGAGACTCTAACAATGGTAAAACCAAGCTATCGAAGTGACAGCCTCTGTCTGTATCAGCAAGCCTTAGACGATTTTGCGATCGCGCCTCTTCTTACCCGCCTAAAAACCTACTCCGACGCTGACTTCGATGCAGCGTGGATGAACCTAACCCAACTCGAACTCGAAAGCCTAACCGCCATCCTCATCCAAGACTTTACCGCGAACCTAAAAGGAAAAGCGATCGCCGGATACTTAAACGCCATCCGTCACGGCAGCACCAACATACCCCCCAGCTTAATTCAGCGAGCATTCACGCCCCCATCCATTGACCTGCCTGCAAACTTCCCCAATGTTCAGACCCCTCGCTACTTGTACGGCGACAAACTGCGTTGGATTCCTGACAGAGACAAGACAGACTGGGGTGTTGCAACTGGAAGATTTTACAGCTTTGCTCCCCACCACTGCGCTTGGGCGTGGTGCTACCTGATCTGGCTCGATAAACTTTCCCCCAGCGCCGCTATTACAGTTGCCGATATCGCCTGGGAAAACGACCTCAAACCCTTGGAGGACGCTGCATGAAACCCCGTCCTCTCACCGAACAAGAGCAAACCCTAATCGACCTCTACGGATACTGCCAGCTGGGAATGACACCGCAGCAATTCTACGCCAAATGGCAAGTGAATCACGAAGCGATCGCCTTCATCTGCTCTCGTTCCATGTCTACCGTTCAGCGTTGGTTTAGAAGGGGTAAAAACTACCGCCGTCCGCAACCTGCCGATTTACGCCATCTCGCTTTGATGGATTTCCTATTGGAGCATTATCAGGACATTCCCGAACAACTCTTCAAGGCGCTGTGCTGTCCTAAGCACAACCCTTAACAATCCCATCACCTAATGTAAATACCCATTTGAAATTATCTCGCTAGCCATCCTATGAGTAGGGTAGCTTTAGTTGTTTAGAGCGATCTACAAAGCTTGAGAACAATCAAAGCGAACCAGAGCAAAGTCAACAACCGCAGGGCTTCAGGACGGCGTATCGCCCAAGAAATTGAAGTTATCCACGCTGCACTCAAACGACGCGGCTACCGCAATCATTTTTGAACTAGGACTGGAACAGCAAGACTTATGTACACCAAGGAATAGTTTTAATCCTTCTCAAAGACGCGATCGCTTTTCCGAGAAATGATGGAATTTACTGTAAAACAGGCTTCTGATACTTTGCCATCTCAGCAAACGTCATAAAACACCGCTGACAATGGCCGCCCACCCACAAAGCTGGAACTTTAAACCTTGCTTTGCAATTTGGGCATTCAGATAGCAAGCGTAACTGGTGCCTCCCACACCTATTTGCCGTCTTAAACTGCCATTCAATCCGGTGACAAGCAAATTCAGCATAACAAGCCCCACACAACCGAATTGGCTCGTGCTTCATTCCTACTCCAGCAGGAGGCAACATATTTGCCAATTTATCTGCTTCAATTCCAACTACTGTAGTTAGAGCTTCTAACTGTTGCCGAGCAGGAAAGGGGTTGTGATAAAACTTTTCCCAACGAGCGATCGCACCTCCAAGTCCCGCCACCTTCCCTAAACCAGTTGGCGTTAGATTGTTTGCCCGTCGAAACCGTCCCAAGAAGTGGCTCAGACTTTCCCCCTCAAAGAGTTCCACTCGAAATAGCCAAGGCTGAATATCCGAAGCTTCCATTATCTGTACTGAGCAGCTACTTCCTTTAACGTCTCCAAATCAATCTTTTGCAAGCCTTTCTTTAAAGACTCAATAGCTGCTTCCCTGAGAATCATATCCATCAAACCGATATAACCCGCCGTCGCTTCCCCCAATGTTTTCAACATCGTCTTACTAGACAAATTAGAAGCCACAGGCAACTGCAAAACTTTCTTTTCCCAAACCTCTACCGTCTGCTTAAACTCTCCTCCTGACAACTTGCCGAAGCGATGACAAGCACGAAAGCGGTTGTAAACTTGTTCATCTCGCTTAATTACCGTATCCAAGCGGTCAGTACCTACCAAAATGACGGAAATCTCCAACTTGTCAAAGATATCCCGCACCTCAGCAAATGTTTTAGGCTTCAGGCGGTCAGCTTCATCAATAATCAGCATTTCCACACTACAGCCCTTGAGGACTCGTAAAGTGCGATCGCGAATTTCTGCTACCGTCCCCTTGACCATTTGGTATTTCAAATGTTCAAGAATCACCCCAAACAATTCCTTAGCACCACACTCTTGAGGAATTTGAATATAAACAACAGGTACAGTTGGTGGTTTACCAACTTCTTGAATCGGTTTATGACGCAATCTATAAGCATCACAGGCGATTGTTTTACCCGTTCTTGACTCTCCCACAACCCTGCCGGACTGTCGCGATTGGCGCTTTCCTTCCAACCAATCATTAAGAACTTTCACTTGTTCTAGATCCACAAAAGGCTTACGGTTCAATCGTTGAATTTCCGCCTGTACTTTCTCGCTATTAAGTGGGATCTCACCTAATTCTTGGGCAACCGCTTTAGCTTCATTTTTAGTCATCGCTTACCAGCCATAATCCTCACGCATTTGTTCGTAATCAAATACTTCTGGCATCTCTGGTTCTGCTTCACTTTGAATAGATGTCACTTCTATTTCTTCAGGTTCAACAGATAAGGGTTGTTTCGCTCTTTTGACTTCAACCTGTTCTGCTTTTTGACGTTCCTTTTTGGTTTTCTTTTGAGTTAAGAAAGTATCGCGATCGCGCACTTCTGTCAAAATCGAGCGGTTACTGACAGTTTTCCCTTCTTCCCGAATCTTCCGACTGCTGGCTTTCGCCTCATCTAAAGATAATTGCTCTGTCTCTAAATCCTGAGCATAAGCACGCGCTAGAAAAACCTCTTTGTTGCCTTCTTGGTGATAGACCAAAACAGTTGTGATATCTCTGGGGTCATATCGCAGCACCACGCTTTCTCCGGCATAGCCTGCCAAATGCTCACCTCGGTACATCAGGTTTTCAAATTGCAGGTAGCCCCCTCTTTGGATACTGCGTCTTGCTTGCTTCATTAAGCAGATATCTAACTCCCTTTCCGAAAAGACATCAGGAGCAGAAACCCTTAATCCAGCATCCCATCGTTGAAACCGCGTTTGATCTCCCATCCGGGCATCAATCCGCTGGTTGTAGTTATCAACGATGTATCGCACCAATCTTTGCTCTAATTGCCTGAGTGTAAGGCTTGCATCTTTTTCAGCCTCTTTAGGTCGCTCTTGTACGTTCGACCCCGTATACCCTGGCAACGTTGAGAAAAGTTCACTGTTGAGAGTCTTGAAAGGACGCTCAACGATACCACCTTCACTGGGGCGATCGCGTAAATGACAAACAAACCCTAACTGCACTGCAATCTGCTGCAAGTGGTTAGAACGAAAATCCTTACCCCCATCTGTATAGAAGTGTTCGGGTTTGCCATAAGTCCCCCACTCGCAATGCAGTTTGTATTCAGAACCATACTGCTTGGGCAAAATCCCATGACGTAAAGCTAACGCTACCACCTGAGAACTTGGAGCATCGTAGCCCAAATTAATGCCCATAATGCAGCGAGAATAGGTATCAATAACTGTTGTCAGCCAAGGACGGCTGAGAAGTTGACCATGTTGATCTACCAGCAATACATCTACGCGGGTGTGGTCGCATTGCCAGACGTGGTTGCTATACTCTACTGATAAGTCCTTACTATCGCGGGTTTTGACTGATAAACGGGATCCTCGCCAACCAGGGGTACGAATACTTTTAGCTTTCTCCTGCTTCTCAATTACTGGTTCTAGAATGCGGTATACCGTCATGTGACTAGGAGATTTGAGGCCTAGCTGCAAAGCTCTTACCTGTACTCGCAGGAAAACCTGCTTAGGAGTCATTCTTTTACTCCCTTTATTTCCCTCGCGATAAGTTTTAAGAATAAACTCCTGCCAGTCTTCCTCAATCCGGTGCTTACCTTTATCTGCGCGTTCTGTCTTATTTACTCCAAGCAGTCCTTCCTGTTCCCATTTGTCAAGCAGCCGTCTTACTGTACGCACTGACTTCCCCAATTTGGCGGCTGCTTCCTGAATCCTTTCACCAACGGGGCGATCGCTTGGTTCCAAAAGACTTTGAATTACTTCCATCTTCAGAAGAGCTTCATCCGAAAGTTCACTCACTATTACGGAAGCTTCCGTGAGATTAGCTCCCTCGTCTGCGATATTTGCCGAGACCCTTGTTTCAGAAAAGCCTGCGTCTGGCATAAACAAAATTGTTTTATAGCAACATATTTGTATTTTAGGAACATATTAAGTGACAGTCAATATGTTAATTCTGCCAAAAGTCAGAAAATAACCATTTCTGACAAGTGACACTTAAATTGTTAATTTTCTGGGATTTGACACTTAAATTGTTAATCTGGTTTTATTAAAGTAAAAGGGCATCACATAAATAAAACCCCTCTATAACTATTGGTACAGAAGGGCTTCAGACACTTTGAAGCTGTGTGACACTATTTTGTTAATGTGACAAATAATTTGTTAATGTACATTAGTTGTAGAGTGACTAATTGTTTGTCTAGACAGATTATTGTCAATTAAGACGAATTATAATATGTCTTCGTGCCAAATTGATGTCGTTGAACTATTAGTGACCCCTCACGTTTGGAAAAAACAGCTTTCCTTACCGTTAGTTAGCAGAAAGCGAAAGCCCCCAAATATAGGGGCTTCTTGGTTATGTCAATGGCGTGCGATCGCTACCTTCCCACGCCATACACGCAAAGAGTTTAACTATCTTCTGGGATTCATACAGACTGGATTTGGATTATGTAAACAATCCCAACTTCCTGGCCGAAGATTGCTATCTCCAGTAGTGCTTTGTGGTGTATTAGTGGTGGGTGTGCGTGCAGGCGTAGTGCCGGGGGGTATTGTGGCGGGTGTGGCGTCGTTGTTGGTGCCAGCGCCAGGTGCGGGTGCGCTGT encodes the following:
- a CDS encoding TniB family NTP-binding protein, which gives rise to MTKNEAKAVAQELGEIPLNSEKVQAEIQRLNRKPFVDLEQVKVLNDWLEGKRQSRQSGRVVGESRTGKTIACDAYRLRHKPIQEVGKPPTVPVVYIQIPQECGAKELFGVILEHLKYQMVKGTVAEIRDRTLRVLKGCSVEMLIIDEADRLKPKTFAEVRDIFDKLEISVILVGTDRLDTVIKRDEQVYNRFRACHRFGKLSGGEFKQTVEVWEKKVLQLPVASNLSSKTMLKTLGEATAGYIGLMDMILREAAIESLKKGLQKIDLETLKEVAAQYR
- a CDS encoding Mu transposase C-terminal domain-containing protein, translated to MPDAGFSETRVSANIADEGANLTEASVIVSELSDEALLKMEVIQSLLEPSDRPVGERIQEAAAKLGKSVRTVRRLLDKWEQEGLLGVNKTERADKGKHRIEEDWQEFILKTYREGNKGSKRMTPKQVFLRVQVRALQLGLKSPSHMTVYRILEPVIEKQEKAKSIRTPGWRGSRLSVKTRDSKDLSVEYSNHVWQCDHTRVDVLLVDQHGQLLSRPWLTTVIDTYSRCIMGINLGYDAPSSQVVALALRHGILPKQYGSEYKLHCEWGTYGKPEHFYTDGGKDFRSNHLQQIAVQLGFVCHLRDRPSEGGIVERPFKTLNSELFSTLPGYTGSNVQERPKEAEKDASLTLRQLEQRLVRYIVDNYNQRIDARMGDQTRFQRWDAGLRVSAPDVFSERELDICLMKQARRSIQRGGYLQFENLMYRGEHLAGYAGESVVLRYDPRDITTVLVYHQEGNKEVFLARAYAQDLETEQLSLDEAKASSRKIREEGKTVSNRSILTEVRDRDTFLTQKKTKKERQKAEQVEVKRAKQPLSVEPEEIEVTSIQSEAEPEMPEVFDYEQMREDYGW